CTCAATTCAATTGTTGTTACtagttcggaaaaaaaaaaaaaagaaaaaaaagttctaaAGGGTGTGGTGCTTTACTATAATTGAATTTTCATGGTTAAAATAGCAAAATTCACTTATACATCGAGACCTTGCCGTCTCATTCATATAGTTTAATACACTTATTTACTGAataaagcaggtagcatgctatacttttctctcaaaaaaaaaaagaaaaaaaagaaaaaaaaaaagaaagcgaaGCATTGTAATTTGTTATTCCAGCGCTATAATGATAGCATAATATAAAGTGATGTGGGGACCAGGGGAGCAAGCAGTGGGGCCTACTGATTCAGTGAATCAAACCAGAATAAGCATTCTTTTTATcataatcgaaaaaaaaaaaaaaaaagttgtttgactttgcaaattaataaaataaaaaataaagacaaaaattttctttgtacGAAGTTCCAATCGACATTTTAGCTATTGTTCACAATTAGTTTGTTGCAGAGGATCTTATCCTACGGGCGATAACTATCAACTGTACCAGCTGTCTCCACAAGCTGTACAATTTGTTAGCACTTTATTCACCTACGACAAACTCGGCATATGAACCAATTAGCCAAAGAAGAAGCGGTCACAGAAGAGGCATCAAAATAAGAAGCAACTACACAGGCGGCAAAGTCCGGGCTGACGACTCCTCgctctcctccaccttctccgcCGACTGTCGTGGCTTGATCTCGGCCCGACATAAAGGGCATGTTGTGTGCGAGTACAACCACGCGTCGATGCACCCGATATGAAACACGTGCTTGCACGCCGGCACCTGCCTCACCATCTCCCCTCCCTGCAGCACCCCGATGCACACCGCGCACATCTCGCAGCTTCCGCCTTGTGAAAACGAAGAACATAACATATAAGCAGAAGTTTTCAAGAGatttaagtttctttttttgaaaatttcaattttatacaCGTTTGCACCTTTCTTTTGCATTATGTAATTATTTGAATTGAAAAACGAATTGAATTCAATAGCTCAGTTGCTTAGAGAGTAGAATGTTGATACACAAACAAACCTGCTCGGCCACTAGTACGTAGTGCCTTTTCGTACTCGAACGTTTGAAGACACGCGGCAGTTGCGGGCGGACGGAGAGCATCTTGCGGTACGACGGCTGTAGCAGTGGTTCGCCCGCGGTGGTGGGACGTCCCAGCAGAATCGTCGGGGGCCAGCCTGCACCAGCAGGCCGTGCAGATAAAAAGGACAGCAGCAACAGCGGTGGCTACCGAGGCCCAGCGGAGGGGGAGGAAGGTGAGGAAGACGCAGAAGAGGAAGACGGACAAGAAGAAGATCGCGATGCCGCAGCAGATGCAGCTGCCGTCGGCGATCGACGTTTGGCTCGTGCGGAGCGCCGGGTAGCGGTCGAGCATGATCAATTGTGCTTTGCAGAACCGTGTGGGTCTCTGTGATTTTGGAATTTAGATCTCTATGAAACATTGAATTATAAGTGGCGTAAAGCATGATGATACTGCAGGAGAGTTGACTGCTAAGGATCATTTGGAGGTATCATCTAGTGAAGGAGTTTGTGCTGACGCCATGGAGGGTTGAAAATTTTGGATGTGACAGAGAAAAATTCGCTCCTAGTTTTTGATCGAGCTTTTCTATACTAGCTCTAGTTGCGCTGAGCTGTGAAAAGAAGCTCAAATgactttttctttacaaattaaaaaatataaaataaaataaaaaaagagtatgTCCACTCCTAAAGAGTACATTGGTCATGGGAGCCAATTTGGAGCGAACAAATTAATTACACATTTACACTGTATATAGACTAGTGATCTAGAATACTCATCAAATCATCTACTAAGATACCCCTTTTTCAAGTGTCCTAATANNNNNNNNNNNNNNNNNNNNNNNNNNNNNNNNNNNNNNNNNNNNNNNNNNNNNNNNNNNNNNNNNNaaaaaaaaaaaaaaaaaaaaggcacgttttccgcaactctattttaaaaaggcttttaaaatcggccccggggcgtgacattatgtATTTGTTTGTATTCTTTTTCTCGTAGTTTTCTGTCTATTTGACATGCATGCAGCTTTGAAGCTTTACTCTGTTATATGTTTTTGTTTAGTAGAAATAAACACTTGTTTTGGAAAACTCACAACAAGTTTATTATTGCTGTGGTTGTTAATAATGGGATTTGTGAAATTATTGTGGATCTTAACTCATTGTTATTAACTTTCCTTATGATTGTTACAATTGTTACAAGTAGGATTTGAGAAATTAATGCCGATTTAACCGATCTTTTAATTAGTGTGTTGGCAAATTTTATGTTTCCTCTTTAAGAAGAACagcttattatatttttctccaGAGTTTCATCTTTTGAGCACATTATTGAACTTGATACAAATCCTTCTTTTCCGAGAATGATACAAACAACATAATATGAGAGACAAATTAATTGTTTAAGTATTTAAGattttattacaaatttttgCATAATGCTCAATTGAACATGGATAACATAGTTGTcgccttaaaaaaaaagggtttaagtGCACCATTGGTACCCAATCTTTTTCtggtttttattttggtcctttttttttgcctttttgccATTAGGTTCCTAACATTTTAGTATTTGTTTTCAAAATGTCGTTAATTCTGAAAAAAATTGTCGCATTGTAAGATTTGCAAATATTGGTGGGTGCTAGTATAGCAGTTTTCGACTTAAttggaataataaaaattgaatattaGGAACCTTATTACAGAAAAAAGTTCGTGacccaaataagaaaaatgaaaaaagttttGAGACCATTGGTGCAATTAATCCCCAAAAAAACTAGCAAATCCCAATTGTCACAGAAAATTGTTTAGGTTTGGAGatcattctatatataatttcttttctttttcttttcaaattagATTTGGAGATTATCTACTCTTATCTTCTCCAGTGGTtgtgtaatatattttttctttttatgttcgTATTTTACTTATTTGTTGTTCGGTGTTGTTGctagttattttcttttaactatttattattattgtaatcaGATTTTACAGTATGCGAAGATCAAGTGGAATCTacaataattttctttcaagAGCTCACCACTtctaccaaccgtccctagagcaaagggcttggtggttggtattcaagatccaagttcgaatcctagttgatttacatttccagctaagtttatttctagatgaaataaacgaagcgggtagcgttcACCCCACGCTCAGGCATATTGAGCACTCCATTGCACCAGCACCCTTCTCTTCGGCGCCGTCGTCGCTCTCGTAATTCCGCTTATAAGAAAGTCGGTAACGCGGGCGATCTCGGCCAGGGTCGAGCCTTCGCAGGGGCCTTGGCGCCGGCCTGGCGGCGGGCCTCGCCGTTGGCGGAAGCAGCGGACGGAGCACGTCAGCATGAAGAGCGCGAAGAAGGAGGGAAGGATATGCCGACGATTTTCCAGCGTCGACGACGCGCCACAGCACCCCGTGTTGTCGCCGTTTGGCTGACATGGCAGTGAAGGGAGGATCAGCAGAGGATTGATAAGctcctttatttcttttagcTCAATGAGATGGGATTGAGATCCAATAGTACAGTTAATtgtgctcttttttttccttcttttttttttttttgtgttattttTGTGAAGACTTTTTGTATGTATGTTGATTGGTTGACTTGGATAATGAATGACAGTGACGTTCTTGATATCTGAGCTGAGGGAATAATTTTGCTTAAGAATTGAAACATTAATTATATGCTTAACTGTTATTTATACAAGCTGATGTGTAACTGTATTTGTTGAGACCTTAATTACAGTTGAATTGTAAAAGTTTTGACTGAGATTAATTGGACCATTtcggagaaaaagaaaaacaaattctTAATAAGAAGGGTGGCTAGCTCCTTATAAATGATATGGAATggaatttgttctttttttttgagaataggtatGCACGCTATCTGCtgcgtttatttcatttagaaataaacttagccagaaatgtgaatcaacaaggattttcgaacttgggtctcggcatgccaaccactaagccctttgccacttgcttagGGACCGGTCGGTATTTGTTGCAATGGAATTTTTACACGGAGGAAAAATGTTTAATACtcgtatagatatatatattttatataagctgatgaaaaaatatcttattagttttttggctaaattaagaaaaatttttttataaatgataCTTTTAGTCATTTATTTGTAATCAtttataagaagaaaaatattactGACCGATCCCTAGAGCAATGGCAAAAAGCATTTATTTGTAGTCATTTTCTTATAAATGACTATTTTAGTCTTGGTGTTTGGTATATCGAGACccattcgaatcctaattgattgaCATTTCTAcataagtttattttctaaataaataaatgaagcggtaatatgctatctttctttctaaaaaaaaaaaaaaaagagaaatattttacACGTTTTAAACTTCGCAAATCCGCTATAATATTAAAATGACTACTTGTAGTCACCGAAGGAGACACATATAGCGAGCATTCCATAGCATTTGTTTGCATATCCGTGCCACGATAATATCCTGCAACATAATTAATGTACGAAATTCAAAGCacgtattaatatatatttcagcCCATTTGCTATTATAGAtggatttttaaataatatagtatCGTTGCCAATATAAACTATTTCATTCTATAAGAATGCGATAGTTGATCGAACATCACCTTCAATTTTTAACAATTAAGATTTcgatattatatattttggttaaacttttattttttatttttattatcaatttcacgGTTTTTATATCCATCTTGCGCGTAGATTTTCTATTAGATCAATTTATTGAGAAACGTAATAGGACGGAACATATATGCCCATTAAAAAACACAACTTCTTACagtaattcacatttctttgtagaaaatatatatatgacatgATTTACATTTACTTACCCAAATTATACAGGGCGGCAACATCCACAAATTCCAGCCTCTTTCATCAATTAAAGAAATCCTAGAGGAGTTTATTATAATTGAATAACAGTATTCTTGTGCTTACTCCAAAACTTTCTTGTTGCGGATCCCCTCGAACTCTCAATCTCACTCATTCTGATCCCAGAAAGCCATCACAATGCCCGACGCGGCGCCCGAACGCGATCACAACGAGTGCGGTTAGAGGCCGCGCTGATCGACGATTGGGGATCGCGTGGCACGACAAACCGGGCACGTCGCGTTCGAATCCAACCACACGTCGATGCAGATCGCGGTGGAACCGCATGGTTGCAATTCGGTAGCGACCGCAATGAACCCTCCCCTTCGTCGACCACGCTGAAGACAAATCGGGCACTCCGTCGACGACAATTCTTCTTCTGTTTGCTGCTACTGCATCCGCCGGACGACTTTTGTATGTGAAAGGTGGGGAGCGATGCGATAACCGCAGGGTCGAGCCCTAGTTTGAGGAGCTCGTGGGCTGCGCACGCGACGGTGGAGACGCTGAATGAAAAATGTAACGGATGATGAGGTAGAAGGCTAAGAGGAGGAAGCAGAAGGCGATGGAGGTGGCGATGGCCCCGGAGTTCTCGAAAGAATTGCCGGTCCACTGTCCGTCGATCCCGCGGTGGACATGGACATGGATATGGTGAGGGTACAACAAAGGATAGAGCCGATCGAAGTTTTAATTGGCTTTTTAATTTGGTGTGGATGATTGTCTAAAGATGTGCTGATTAATGTAGCTATTAATGTggactttctctcttttttttaaaaaaacttaaataaccaaaaaaaaaaaaagaaaaaagaaaaacctgcACTCGAACCAGTTTTAGAACATATCTTTTCATTGGCTGCACGTTGTTCAGCCCGTGGACCGAATCTGCTAAATCGAAAGGCctacaaacaaattaaaatttgatggcTTAATCTAGACCTGTAATTTCTTCttaatttcattttaatttccCGAACTATTTCGCAAGCCACAAACTATTATCTTccacaattaaaataaaaaattgatagtttctaattaaatctttaattttattttattagggATCTTTCACTTAATCCACTATTATTTTACAGAAAATATCACTACATGCATTTAGTGCAATCAATGAACAATAAAAAAAGCCGTTTTGTCAAAGgtcttgatggttgatattcgagattccaaatttaaattctaattgattcatattttcagctaaacttatttttaaacGAAGCGGGTATAATGCTAACctatctctctcactctcaaattaaagaaaaaaaaaaaagctcgatGACTCAATTTCTAATGATCCTACCGCGTCCATCGCCGAGGATCGAGGAACCGGTGGTGCTGCACCGGCGCAATTCGGCCAACGTTAATGCTGGTAAAGCCAACGTCTGACCTAACTTCACATGATCTTCTTCTGGCCCCGCCTCGCCATTGCCTGTCGAGGAACCCGTAGTGCTGCAGCGACGCAACTGCCGGAACGGCCGCAAAACCGCCGACCCACCTAATTCTACCTTCTCCGAGCCCACCCCGTCAGTCACCGCCGAAGAAGCCTCGGTAGTGCCACCGCGGTGCAACTCGGGCAAccgcggcgacggcgccgcctCTTCATCCGATCTCTCCTCAACCGAGAGTTCAGAGGATCCGGGGGAACTGCGACAGCGCAGCTGAGGCAACGGCGGCGGTGCCGTCGCCCCACCCAACGCTATTCGTTCGGGCTCCGTCGCGGCGCGGCAAACCGGGCACGACGTGTGCGAGCAAAGCCAGACGTCAATGCACTGAACGTGGAAAAAGTGCCTGCAGCTCGGCAGCATCCGCACCACCTCCCCTTCCTCCACGTCGGCCAAGCACACCGGGCACTCTGCCCCATTCGGGCCATTCCCCTTCCGTTTTGCGGCCCCGCCGTTATTGGTCACCGCGCCGAACACGAACGTCGGGAGCGCCGCGATATCGGAGGGCGCGAGGCCGAGCCTGGGTGGCGAGGCGCCGCCCGCATTGCCGCCTCCGCCGGCCCCTGCGCGGCGTTCGCGCCAGTTGCAGATTAATCCGGTGTGGGCGTAGCGGATGAAGAAATACAGAGCGATGCCGACGAAGACGGCGATACCGATGAATTCGAGCGTGGTGTTGGAGCcgctgccgtcgccgcctcccgtGTTGCTCCCGGAGGTGGAGTTATCTGTGGACATGGCTGTAGGCTGGAGTCCCGGGaatgggagagagagatggggatcGAATTTAAGATTTTCGATTGCACAGTATAAATAAGGGACTAGTGTGTGGAAAAAACGTGGGATGATTCCTTTTTTTccccggagagagagagagagagagagagagtattatTGAGGGATTGATGGGTtgacttggtttttttttttattggtttgaTCTAAAGAACATGCAGCGACTACGACGACTTAGAGGTGGGGATGAAAGGGAAGTGTTGCATATAGTACAATAAGCCATCAACACAAAGGTTCGTTTGAGGTCAATCGGAGTCTACTTGTTTTGGATCGGGTTTTGATCATCCGTTCCAAAATTCGATCGAATTAAGATCAGAGCATTAATGTGGTTTCGAGTTTACTAGTCAATTCACGTAGTTAAATGCGATGGGTCTTTTGTGCGGGCTTGCTGTAAATCAATGGGTTCGATAGTTTGATTGACAGGTCCATAAATTGGGAATTTGATTGATCGGGATTGATGGGTCGGGATCGATTGATGGGTTGATTGGAATGATTGGGCTAACTTTGATGAGCTGATGAGCAATTTAATTTCATGCCTTTGATCtaatatatttgattaaaaaCTACCATtagattattctttttatttttgaggggTAAGGTATAAGAGAACAAAAGCTTGAAAATTGTATTTTTAGGACAATTACATTATTGGCTCCAAATTATTATTACGAAAACTTCATTTTACGTGAGCATCCGACTCTTTAAATTTCTATTGATTTATCAAATTGGCATTATTGATTTCTGTCATAAGAATAGTGATATCTATCAATGtaagatatatttttctttcaaataaaattgagatttttttttgacttttaaaaaatatgcatGGGGACGAAAATCTTTTTTCTCCACAAGACTAAATATTTGTTTACAcgcaagaaaggaaaaaaaaatagtaactcGTAATATCAACGAGTCAAAATGTGATAATATATACACCTTTCCAATAATTCATGcacaatcaaaagaaaaaaaaaaaaaagagaacaatcCCTTTACggttctatcaaaaattcataCCGACAAATCAAACCGAAggaaaaaatattgcaaaatTAATTCACACAGAAATTTCTACTGCCTCTCCAGATCACGCGACGCTCCTTCCTCTTGCCcgacctccgccgccgacgccgctcCGACCACCACCCAacctccttcttcttcgccATCGCCGGCCCCGAGAATCTCGGTCCGGCACACCGGACAGGTGGCGTGATCACGCAGCCACAATTCAATGCACTCTCCATGGAACGAGTGCGTGCACCTGGGCAGCATCTTCACCACCTCCCCTTCCTCCACCACGCTCAGGCATATTGAGCACTCCATTGCACCAGCACCCTTCTCTTCGGCGCCGTCGTCGGCTCTCGTAATTCGCTTATAAGGGAAAGTCGGTAACGCGGCGATCTCGGCAGGGTCGAGCCCTTCGCAGGGGGGCTTGGGCCGGCCCTGGCGGCGGGCCTCGCGTTGGCGGAAGCAGCGGACGGAGCACGTCAGCATGAAGAGCGCGAAGAAGGAGGCGAAGGATATGCCGACGATTTCCAGCGTCGACGACGCGCCACAGCACCCCGTGTTGTCGCCGTTGGCTGACATGGCAGTGAAGGGAGGATCAGCAGAGGATTGATAAGCTCCTTTATTTCTTTAGCTCAATGAGATGGGATTGAGATCCAATAGTACAGTTAATTtgtgctctcttttttttccttctttttttttttgttatttttgtgaAGACTTTTTGTATGTATGTTGATTGGTTGACTTGGATAATGAATGACAGTGACGTTCTTGATATTCTGAGCTGAGGGAATAATTTTGCTTAAAGAATTGAAACATTAATTATATGCTTAACTGTTATTTATACAAGCTGATGTGTAACTGTATTTGTTGAGACCTTAAGTTACAGTTGAATTGTAAAAGTTTTGACTGAGATTAATTGGACCATTtcggagaaaagaaaaacaaatcttAATAAGAAGGGTGGCTAGCTCCTTATAAATGATATTGCAAtggaatttgtttttttttttgagagataggtagcacgctatctgcttcgtttatttcatttagaaataaacttagccagaaatgtgaatcaacaaggattcgaacttgggtctcggatgcCAACCActaagctctttgccacttgctttagggacggtcggtatttgTTGCAATGGAATTTGTTACACGGAAGGAAAAATGTTTTAATACtcgtatagatatatatttttatataagctgatgaaaaaatatcttattagttttttggctaaattacaaaaaatttttttataaatgacTATTTTTAGTCATTTATTTATAGTCAtttataagaagaaaaatatttaccgaccatccctagagcaagtggcaaaaagcaTTTATTTGTAGTCATTTTCTTATAAATGACTACTTTTAGTCTTGGTgtttggtattcgagacccaaaatcgaatcctaattgattcacatttctaactaagtttatttctaaataaaataaatgaagcgggtaatatgctatctttctctaaaaaaaaaaaaaaaagagaaaaatatttacagcGTTTTCAAACTTCGCAAATCcgctaaatattaaaatgacTACTTGTAGTCACCGAAGGAGACACATATATGCGAGCATTCCATAGCATTTGTTTGCATATCCGTGGCCACGATAATATCCTGCAACATAATTAATGTTACGAAATTCAAAGCacgtattaatatatatttcagcCCATTTGCTATTATGAGAtggattttttaaataatatagtatCGTTGCCAATATAAACTATTTCATTCTATAAGAATNGGGTAAGTAAATGTAAATcatgtcatatatatattttggttaaacttttattttttattttatttatcaatttcACGTGTTTTTATATCCATCTTGCGCGGTAGTATTTTCTATTAGATCAATTTATTGAGAAACGTAGAGGACGGAACATATATGCCCATTAAAAAACACAACTTCTTACagtaattcacatttctttgtagaaaatatatatatgacatgATTTACATTTACTTACCCAAGATATACAGGGGCGCAACATCCACAAATTCCAGCCTCTTTCAATTAAAGCAAATCCTAGAGGAGTTTATATAATTGAACTAACAGTATTCTTGTGCTT
The Ananas comosus cultivar F153 unplaced genomic scaffold, ASM154086v1, whole genome shotgun sequence DNA segment above includes these coding regions:
- the LOC109705011 gene encoding RING-H2 finger protein ATL70-like; this encodes MLDRYPALRTSQTSIADGSCICCGIAIFFLSVFLFCVFLTFLPLRWASVATAVAAVLFICTACWCRLAPDDSAGTSHHRGRTTATAVVPQDALRPPATAACLQTFEYEKALRTSGRAGGSCEMCAVCIGVLQGGEMVRQVPACKHVFHIGCIDAWLYSHTTCPLCRAEIKPRQSAEKVEESEESSARTLPPV
- the LOC109705010 gene encoding RING-H2 finger protein ATL39-like — encoded protein: MSANGDNTGCCGASSTLEIVGISFASFFALFMLTCSVRCFRQREARRQGRPKPPCEGLDPAEIAALPTFPYKRITRADDGAEEKGAGAMECSICLSVVEEGEVVKMLPRCTHSFHGECIELWLRDHATCPVCRTEILGAGDGEEEGGWVVVGAASAAEVGQEEGASRDLERQ